Proteins encoded by one window of uncultured Draconibacterium sp.:
- a CDS encoding phosphatase PAP2 family protein has product MELLQRILELDKDLFLFLNGLHNGFWDPIMVMVTRQEIWIPFFASIMFYIVKNYRAKTLLVLIALALLITVTDQFSNVIKDSFQRFRPVHDPVIAHLVHEVMGKGGPYGFISAHAANSVAMLVLVSRIFKNRTYYFLMLSWVLIFCYSRIYVGVHYPLDLICGGLVGWLIGWGLFRLMMFVENHFFFGRSPKIEKTALSAKDVGTIVLVFLVSLTTVFIAVAILRYYNLL; this is encoded by the coding sequence ATGGAATTATTGCAACGAATACTGGAGCTGGATAAAGATTTATTCTTATTTCTCAATGGATTACATAACGGTTTTTGGGATCCCATAATGGTGATGGTGACACGCCAGGAAATCTGGATTCCGTTTTTTGCCAGCATAATGTTTTATATCGTAAAAAATTATCGGGCCAAGACATTGTTGGTTTTAATTGCTTTGGCGCTCTTAATAACGGTAACCGATCAATTTTCCAATGTTATAAAAGATTCATTTCAGCGTTTTCGTCCTGTGCACGATCCGGTTATTGCGCATTTGGTGCATGAGGTAATGGGTAAAGGCGGGCCGTATGGTTTTATCTCGGCTCATGCTGCTAATTCCGTGGCCATGTTGGTGCTGGTTTCCCGGATATTTAAAAATCGAACCTACTATTTTCTAATGCTGTCGTGGGTGCTTATATTTTGTTATTCACGTATTTATGTTGGTGTGCATTATCCCCTCGATCTTATTTGTGGAGGGCTTGTAGGTTGGCTGATTGGCTGGGGCTTGTTCCGGCTTATGATGTTTGTCGAAAACCACTTCTTTTTTGGGCGTTCCCCAAAAATTGAAAAAACGGCGCTCAGTGCAAAAGATGTCGGAACCATTGTTCTGGTGTTTTTAGTGTCGTTAACTACTGTTTTTATTGCTGTCGCCATTCTCCGTTATTATAATCTTTTATAA
- a CDS encoding DNA gyrase/topoisomerase IV subunit A — protein MSEENLDHEEIQDDNIKEEVTYLSGMYRDWFLDYASYVILERAVPYINDGLKPVQRRIMHAMREMDDGRYNKVANIIGQTMQYHPHGDASIGDAIVQIGQKELLIDSQGNWGNILTGDGAAAPRYIEARLTKFALEVLFNPKTTEWKLSYDGRKKEPVTLPVKFPLLLAQGVDGIAVGLASKLFPHNFIELIDASIAYLREKDFELFPDFPTGGSADFSKYNDGLRGGSIKVRAKIEKRDNKTLVINEVPYGKTTTTLIESIIKANDKGKIKVKKIDDNTAAHVEILVHLASGVSSDKTIDALYAFTDCEVSLSPNACIIENDKPHFIGVSEILKRSADSTKALLKLELEIRKSELEEQWHFSSLEKIFIEERIYKDKKFEDSENMDQAVAHIDKRLEPWKPKLKREVTREDILKLMEIRMARILKFNKDKANDLLRSIEDEIAEVEHNIENIVDFTIAWFKHLKQKYGKGKERKTEIRSFENIVAAKVVVKNEKLYVDRKEGFMGTSLKKAEFVCDCSDIDDIIIFRRDGSYYITKVSDKAFIGKNILHLAVFKKNDKRTIYNVVYKDGETGYYYMKRFFVTGVTRDKEYNLTKETKGSRVVYFSANPNGEAEVLRVVLKPKPRLKKLIFEEDLGELAIKGRQSMGNILSKNDVHKITLKEKGVSTLGGRKIWFDSDVLRLNADSRGKFLGEFSGEDKILVIYKSGEFQLYNYDLSNHFQQDILVIEKFDKRKILSVVYFDAEQDYYYVKRFEIDEPEGKLIRFIGDNKDNRMVSITWVHYPRLELTFGGKNAERDPEIIEVAEFIGVKSWKAKGKRLSNYDVNKIKEIEPVIKDDYDHREEEDQSDDNKETKDSKADDKSSADDIPMEINRPKSDDGQGSLF, from the coding sequence ATGTCAGAAGAGAATTTAGATCACGAAGAAATTCAGGATGATAATATTAAAGAGGAAGTAACTTACCTGTCGGGGATGTACCGCGACTGGTTTTTGGATTATGCCTCTTACGTTATACTTGAGCGTGCAGTTCCGTACATTAACGATGGACTGAAACCCGTTCAGCGCCGTATTATGCACGCTATGCGCGAAATGGACGATGGTCGTTACAATAAGGTAGCCAACATTATCGGGCAGACCATGCAGTATCACCCGCATGGTGACGCGTCAATTGGAGATGCAATCGTGCAGATCGGTCAGAAGGAATTGTTGATCGATTCGCAGGGAAACTGGGGAAATATACTCACCGGTGATGGTGCTGCTGCCCCACGTTATATTGAGGCGCGCCTGACCAAATTCGCATTGGAGGTGCTTTTTAATCCAAAAACTACCGAATGGAAACTGTCGTATGATGGCCGGAAAAAAGAACCGGTAACACTTCCTGTGAAATTCCCGTTGCTTCTGGCACAGGGAGTTGATGGTATTGCTGTTGGTCTGGCTTCAAAATTGTTCCCGCATAATTTTATCGAACTGATTGATGCCTCAATTGCCTATCTCAGAGAAAAGGATTTTGAATTGTTTCCTGACTTCCCAACCGGAGGATCGGCTGACTTTAGCAAATATAACGACGGTTTGCGAGGTGGATCGATAAAAGTAAGGGCCAAAATTGAAAAGCGCGATAATAAAACGCTTGTTATTAACGAGGTGCCTTACGGAAAAACAACTACAACTTTGATCGAGTCGATTATTAAAGCAAACGATAAGGGAAAGATCAAAGTGAAAAAGATCGATGATAACACAGCCGCGCATGTTGAAATTTTGGTACATCTTGCCTCGGGAGTTTCATCAGATAAAACCATTGATGCGCTTTATGCTTTTACCGATTGTGAAGTTTCGTTGTCGCCAAATGCTTGTATCATTGAAAATGATAAACCCCATTTTATTGGCGTTTCCGAAATTCTGAAACGTTCGGCCGATTCAACAAAAGCTTTACTGAAGCTGGAATTGGAAATCCGCAAATCAGAGCTCGAAGAGCAATGGCATTTTTCTTCGCTGGAAAAAATATTTATCGAAGAACGCATTTACAAGGATAAAAAATTCGAGGATTCGGAAAACATGGATCAGGCTGTTGCGCATATCGATAAACGTCTTGAGCCATGGAAACCAAAGCTAAAGCGAGAAGTTACCCGCGAAGATATCCTGAAACTGATGGAGATCCGAATGGCCCGGATTCTGAAATTCAATAAAGATAAGGCCAATGATTTGCTGCGTTCAATAGAGGATGAAATTGCTGAAGTTGAGCATAACATAGAAAATATAGTAGACTTTACGATTGCCTGGTTTAAACACCTGAAACAGAAGTATGGCAAAGGTAAAGAGCGCAAAACAGAAATAAGAAGTTTCGAGAATATTGTTGCCGCCAAAGTGGTTGTTAAAAATGAAAAACTTTATGTCGACCGCAAAGAAGGATTCATGGGAACTTCGCTTAAAAAGGCCGAATTTGTTTGCGATTGTTCTGATATCGACGACATAATCATTTTCCGTCGCGACGGGTCTTATTATATTACTAAAGTATCAGATAAGGCTTTTATTGGCAAGAACATTCTGCATCTGGCCGTTTTCAAGAAAAACGATAAACGAACCATTTATAACGTAGTTTACAAAGATGGAGAGACGGGCTATTATTACATGAAACGCTTTTTTGTTACCGGGGTAACCCGCGACAAAGAATACAACCTCACCAAAGAAACGAAGGGCTCGCGTGTAGTGTATTTTTCAGCCAATCCGAACGGAGAAGCAGAAGTGCTGCGTGTGGTATTAAAACCAAAACCACGTCTGAAAAAACTCATCTTTGAAGAAGATCTTGGTGAGCTGGCCATAAAAGGCCGACAGTCGATGGGAAATATCCTGAGCAAAAACGATGTTCATAAAATTACACTAAAAGAAAAAGGTGTATCAACGCTTGGTGGTCGAAAAATCTGGTTCGATTCTGATGTGCTGCGACTGAATGCCGACAGTCGCGGAAAATTCCTGGGCGAGTTTTCGGGCGAAGACAAAATTCTGGTTATCTACAAGAGCGGCGAATTTCAGCTGTACAATTACGACTTGAGCAATCACTTCCAACAGGATATTCTGGTAATCGAGAAGTTTGATAAACGTAAAATTTTGTCGGTGGTTTATTTCGATGCCGAACAGGATTACTACTACGTAAAACGCTTTGAGATTGATGAGCCGGAAGGTAAACTGATTCGTTTTATCGGAGATAACAAAGATAACCGAATGGTTAGTATAACCTGGGTACATTACCCGCGTTTGGAACTTACTTTTGGAGGTAAAAATGCGGAACGCGATCCGGAAATTATTGAGGTAGCCGAGTTTATTGGAGTGAAGTCGTGGAAAGCAAAAGGGAAACGACTGAGTAATTACGATGTAAACAAAATTAAAGAGATTGAACCGGTTATAAAGGATGATTACGATCATCGCGAAGAGGAGGATCAGAGTGATGACAATAAGGAAACGAAGGATAGCAAAGCGGATGACAAAAGCAGCGCTGATGATATCCCAATGGAAATTAACCGACCCAAAAGTGATGATGGACAAGGCTCTTTGTTTTAA
- a CDS encoding thiamine pyrophosphate-binding protein encodes MSTVAEVFAHTLKEIGVRYVFGVPSGNMIDYVEALRYEQGIDFVLVGHETTAAFMAGVCGRLTGVPGVCFATFGPGATNLSTGVGGAQLDRFPLLAFTDEMPDHLLTRTVQMNINHQQLFFPITKWTTRLNENNVEQIILKGAGIATDDSPGAVHIGIPSGIGRDPVQKAEAEVDYLRLEKKRWSPLVSDQIAKIEKLLKKSKTPVLAVGLSAVHAEVRELLLHFAKKFQVPVVLTPMAKGIFPEDHPLYAGVLFHALSNEVAKVYSLADLVIGIGYDPVEFNYEDWMPAVPLINIDTKKADVETGQIPEVFNVVGAIDVALNELLKFEMNPKDWDLKFLEKNKEQLFNKLTPKPGSFGPLAVVDELRNEMPDEGILTVDVGAHLHLVGQQWRTPHPDKLLMTNGWSSMGFAIPAALAAKLCNPDLPVVALMGDGGFLMMTGELATAKRLNLNIVFVVIYDDSLSLISIKQDKKHFDTRYGTDLNVLHGEPTNHYFRVPVNRVTNNDEYKQALAKAFSADGPIVIEAVVSNDEYDELVLQPNK; translated from the coding sequence ATGTCAACTGTTGCCGAAGTTTTTGCACATACTTTAAAAGAAATTGGCGTACGCTATGTTTTTGGAGTGCCAAGTGGCAACATGATCGATTATGTAGAAGCTTTGCGATATGAACAAGGCATTGATTTTGTTTTGGTTGGGCACGAAACAACGGCTGCATTTATGGCCGGAGTTTGTGGCCGGCTTACGGGTGTTCCCGGTGTTTGTTTTGCCACGTTCGGGCCGGGGGCAACCAATTTAAGTACAGGAGTTGGTGGTGCTCAACTCGACCGGTTTCCCTTGCTGGCTTTTACCGATGAAATGCCCGATCATTTATTGACGCGCACCGTGCAAATGAACATCAATCATCAGCAACTTTTCTTTCCCATCACCAAATGGACAACGCGTCTGAATGAAAATAATGTTGAACAAATAATTTTAAAAGGAGCAGGAATTGCAACTGACGATTCGCCCGGTGCCGTTCATATTGGTATTCCGTCCGGAATTGGAAGAGATCCTGTGCAGAAAGCGGAAGCAGAAGTGGATTATCTGCGATTGGAAAAGAAACGATGGTCGCCACTGGTCTCCGATCAGATTGCCAAAATTGAAAAGCTCCTAAAGAAAAGTAAAACGCCGGTATTAGCAGTTGGCTTATCGGCAGTACATGCAGAAGTTCGGGAACTACTCCTCCATTTCGCAAAAAAATTTCAGGTGCCGGTGGTACTTACTCCAATGGCAAAAGGAATATTTCCTGAAGATCATCCGCTATACGCGGGAGTGCTTTTTCATGCTTTGTCAAACGAGGTGGCCAAAGTTTATTCGCTGGCCGATCTGGTGATTGGAATTGGTTACGATCCGGTGGAGTTTAATTACGAAGACTGGATGCCAGCTGTGCCACTAATAAATATCGACACTAAAAAGGCTGATGTGGAAACGGGGCAGATTCCGGAAGTATTTAATGTAGTTGGAGCAATTGACGTTGCTTTGAATGAGCTGCTAAAATTTGAAATGAATCCGAAAGATTGGGACCTAAAGTTTTTGGAAAAGAACAAAGAACAGCTATTCAATAAACTGACTCCAAAACCTGGTAGTTTTGGGCCACTTGCAGTAGTTGACGAATTACGGAATGAGATGCCCGATGAGGGAATTCTTACCGTTGATGTGGGGGCTCATTTGCACTTGGTTGGGCAACAGTGGCGAACGCCGCATCCTGATAAATTATTAATGACAAATGGCTGGTCGAGCATGGGGTTTGCCATTCCGGCGGCACTGGCCGCAAAACTCTGTAATCCTGATCTGCCCGTTGTTGCTTTAATGGGCGACGGTGGATTTTTGATGATGACCGGCGAGTTGGCAACAGCAAAAAGACTTAACCTGAACATTGTTTTTGTGGTGATATACGACGATAGTCTGTCGCTGATAAGTATTAAACAGGATAAGAAACATTTTGATACGCGCTATGGAACGGATTTAAATGTGCTCCATGGTGAGCCAACCAATCATTATTTTAGAGTTCCGGTTAATCGGGTAACAAACAACGATGAGTATAAACAGGCATTGGCAAAAGCTTTTTCTGCCGATGGGCCAATTGTTATTGAGGCAGTGGTAAGCAATGATGAATATGATGAATTGGTGTTACAGCCAAATAAATAA
- the hpt gene encoding hypoxanthine phosphoribosyltransferase translates to MKKVKILDKEFELFIPYEKIRSVVEQMAETMNKELAGKDPLFLCILNGSFMFAAEVFKRIDFVESEISFVKLASYEGDSTTGKVKQLIGLNEEIEGRTVVILEDIVDTGITINNIQKQLAKMNPKEVQVATLLLKPDALKKEVDLKYVGMEIPNDFIVGYGLDYDGYGRNLIDIYTVIK, encoded by the coding sequence ATGAAGAAGGTTAAAATTCTGGATAAAGAATTTGAGTTATTTATTCCATATGAGAAGATTCGTTCAGTGGTTGAACAAATGGCTGAAACGATGAACAAGGAGTTAGCAGGTAAAGACCCGCTTTTTCTTTGTATACTAAATGGTTCGTTTATGTTTGCCGCCGAGGTTTTTAAACGAATCGACTTTGTTGAGTCGGAAATTTCGTTTGTTAAACTGGCTTCGTACGAGGGCGATTCAACTACCGGAAAAGTAAAACAATTGATTGGGTTGAACGAAGAAATTGAAGGGCGCACGGTAGTTATCCTGGAAGATATTGTTGATACCGGAATTACCATCAATAATATTCAGAAGCAATTGGCAAAAATGAATCCGAAAGAGGTACAGGTGGCTACCTTATTGCTTAAACCGGACGCATTGAAAAAAGAGGTTGATCTGAAATATGTGGGCATGGAAATCCCGAATGATTTTATAGTAGGTTACGGACTTGATTACGATGGATACGGAAGAAACCTGATCGATATTTATACAGTAATTAAATAA
- a CDS encoding adenylate kinase, whose protein sequence is MLNLVLFGPPGAGKGTQAEFLIKSFGLIHLSTGDLLRSEIAAGTELGKEAKSFMDKGELVPDEVVIGMIKSKLEANKEAKGFIFDGFPRTVDQAKALDVLLNDNGTPISGMLCLQVEKQELINRLLSRGKVSGRSDDQNQSIIENRISVYTEKTLPLIEYYNPQGKHFDVNGMGTIEEIAVRLKEVVEKL, encoded by the coding sequence ATGCTGAATCTCGTATTGTTTGGCCCACCGGGAGCCGGAAAAGGTACCCAGGCCGAATTTTTAATTAAATCATTTGGATTAATCCATTTATCTACCGGCGATCTGCTGAGAAGTGAAATTGCCGCAGGTACAGAATTGGGAAAAGAAGCCAAAAGCTTCATGGATAAAGGTGAACTGGTTCCAGACGAAGTGGTAATTGGAATGATAAAAAGTAAACTGGAAGCCAACAAAGAGGCGAAGGGTTTTATTTTCGACGGATTTCCACGTACCGTTGATCAGGCAAAGGCACTGGATGTATTATTGAATGATAACGGAACCCCAATTTCGGGTATGCTTTGCCTGCAGGTTGAAAAACAGGAATTAATCAACCGCCTGTTAAGCCGCGGAAAAGTTTCGGGTCGATCTGACGACCAGAACCAGTCGATCATTGAAAACCGTATCTCTGTTTATACCGAAAAAACACTTCCGTTAATAGAGTATTACAATCCACAGGGTAAGCATTTCGATGTAAACGGCATGGGAACCATTGAGGAAATTGCAGTTCGTTTAAAGGAAGTTGTAGAAAAATTATAA
- the obgE gene encoding GTPase ObgE, translating to MGEKFVLCKFLTSLKQISYEQEVVDQMAETNFVDYVRIHCQSGNGGSGSAHLRREKYVAKGGPDGGDGGRGGHIILVGNEQMWTLLHLKYRKHIKAGHGDPGGKQRSTGADGEDIYLEVPLGTVARDVETGEFLFEITEHGEEQILMKGGRGGLGNDHFKTSTNQTPRYAQPGEEGVEGWKILELKVLADVGLVGFPSAGKSTLLSVVSAAKPKIADYPFTTLVPNLGIVGHREQRSFVMADIPGIIEGAHEGKGLGLRFLRHIERNSMLLFMVPADSKDHLKEYKVLLNELEKYNPELLDKQRFLTISKADMLDEELMKEISCELGDIPHMFFSAVSGFNIQQLKDRIWEILNN from the coding sequence ATGGGTGAGAAGTTTGTGTTGTGCAAATTTCTCACTTCTCTAAAACAAATTTCATACGAACAGGAAGTAGTAGATCAGATGGCAGAAACCAATTTTGTTGATTACGTAAGGATTCATTGTCAGTCGGGTAACGGAGGTTCCGGCTCAGCGCATTTGCGTCGGGAGAAATATGTTGCCAAAGGTGGACCCGATGGTGGTGATGGTGGTCGAGGCGGCCATATAATTCTTGTTGGCAATGAGCAGATGTGGACACTTTTGCACCTGAAATACCGCAAACATATTAAAGCCGGGCACGGAGATCCGGGAGGTAAACAGCGAAGCACAGGCGCCGATGGCGAAGATATTTACCTGGAAGTGCCGCTTGGGACGGTTGCCCGCGATGTGGAAACCGGCGAATTCCTGTTTGAAATAACAGAACACGGCGAAGAGCAAATTCTGATGAAAGGTGGCCGTGGTGGTCTGGGAAACGATCATTTTAAAACGTCTACCAATCAAACACCGCGTTATGCGCAACCCGGCGAAGAAGGTGTGGAAGGTTGGAAAATCCTGGAGCTAAAAGTTCTGGCCGATGTTGGTTTGGTTGGTTTCCCCAGTGCCGGAAAATCAACACTGTTATCTGTGGTTTCGGCGGCAAAACCAAAAATTGCCGATTACCCGTTTACCACACTTGTGCCAAATTTGGGAATTGTTGGGCATCGCGAACAACGTTCGTTTGTAATGGCCGATATTCCCGGAATTATCGAAGGAGCGCACGAAGGTAAAGGGTTGGGACTTCGCTTTTTGAGGCACATAGAGCGAAACTCGATGTTATTGTTTATGGTGCCGGCCGATAGCAAAGATCACCTGAAAGAATATAAAGTTCTGCTTAACGAACTGGAGAAGTATAACCCGGAATTACTCGACAAACAACGGTTTTTAACCATCAGCAAAGCCGATATGCTTGACGAAGAACTGATGAAGGAAATCAGCTGCGAACTGGGTGATATTCCGCATATGTTTTTTTCTGCCGTATCAGGATTCAATATTCAACAATTGAAAGACCGAATCTGGGAAATTTTAAATAATTAA
- the purE gene encoding 5-(carboxyamino)imidazole ribonucleotide mutase, with protein sequence MTPKVSIIMGSTSDLSVMEKAAKLFDEFEIPFEINALSAHRTPEEVESFAKGAKDRGIKVIIAGAGMAAHLPGVIAAMTPIPVIGVPINASLSGFDSILAILQMPPGIPVATVAVNGAMNAAILATQMMATGDEELMNKLVAYKENLKQKIVKANQDLSEVKYRFKTN encoded by the coding sequence ATGACTCCAAAAGTTAGTATTATTATGGGCAGTACATCCGATTTAAGCGTGATGGAAAAAGCTGCCAAACTGTTCGATGAGTTTGAAATCCCTTTCGAGATCAATGCTTTATCAGCACACCGAACTCCGGAAGAAGTAGAAAGCTTTGCCAAAGGAGCCAAAGACCGTGGAATTAAAGTAATAATTGCCGGTGCCGGAATGGCGGCTCATTTGCCGGGTGTAATTGCAGCAATGACTCCGATTCCTGTAATTGGTGTTCCCATTAACGCCAGCCTGTCAGGTTTCGATTCCATTCTTGCTATCCTGCAAATGCCTCCGGGAATTCCGGTTGCAACAGTTGCAGTAAATGGCGCCATGAACGCTGCTATTTTGGCTACACAAATGATGGCTACCGGCGATGAAGAATTAATGAATAAACTGGTTGCCTACAAAGAAAACCTTAAACAAAAAATTGTAAAAGCCAACCAGGATCTATCAGAGGTAAAGTACAGATTTAAAACGAATTAA
- a CDS encoding DNA topoisomerase IV subunit B: MSANYDEGTIKTLDWQEHIRRRPGMYIGKLGDGTSADDGIYVLLKEVMDNSIDEFMMGHGKRIVVNVDQDKVSIRDYGRGIPLGKLVDVASKMNTGAKYDNKVFKKSVGLNGVGIKAVNALSTDFTIKAVREGVAKEVYFSQGVKTGEKDLKGVDEENGTQVSFIPDESVFKKYRYMNDYIVNMMKNYTFLNAGLTIEYNGEKFYSRNGLRDLLEENMDHDPIYPIIHLRGEDIEVAITHGNQYGEDYYSFVNGQHTTQGGTHLQAFREVLVKTIRDFYKKDFDPSDIRASIVAAVSIKVEEPVFESQTKTKLGSRDIGPEGPSVRAHVGNFLQKELDNFLHKNQEVADVLLKRIVESERERKAISGVKKLARQRAKKASLHNKKLRDCRIHFNGKDERKEESSIFITEGDSASGSITKSRDVNTQAVFSLKGKPLNTFGLTKKVVYENEEFNLLQAALNIEESMEDLRYNNVIIATDADVDGMHIRLLLITFFLQFFPELIKKGHVYILQTPLFRVRNKQKTYYCYSDEEKVKAIGKLRGKPEITRFKGLGEISPDEFKHFIGKDIRLDPVQMKKHESVAQMLAYYMGKNTQERQEFIIDNLYVEKDEVM, encoded by the coding sequence ATGAGTGCAAATTACGACGAAGGAACGATTAAAACGTTAGATTGGCAGGAGCATATCCGGCGACGTCCGGGGATGTATATCGGGAAACTTGGAGATGGTACTTCTGCCGACGATGGTATTTATGTGTTGCTGAAAGAGGTGATGGACAACTCCATCGACGAGTTTATGATGGGTCATGGTAAAAGGATCGTTGTAAATGTCGATCAGGACAAAGTATCCATCCGCGATTATGGACGAGGAATTCCACTTGGGAAACTGGTGGATGTAGCCAGTAAAATGAATACCGGCGCAAAATACGATAACAAAGTCTTTAAAAAATCGGTGGGTTTGAACGGTGTTGGTATAAAAGCAGTAAATGCACTGTCAACCGATTTTACCATAAAAGCAGTACGCGAAGGAGTGGCTAAAGAAGTATATTTTAGCCAGGGAGTAAAAACAGGAGAAAAAGATTTAAAAGGTGTTGATGAGGAAAACGGCACACAAGTGAGCTTTATTCCTGATGAAAGCGTTTTTAAGAAGTATCGTTATATGAACGATTATATCGTGAATATGATGAAAAACTACACCTTCCTCAATGCAGGTCTTACGATCGAGTACAATGGCGAAAAATTTTACTCGCGTAACGGACTGCGAGACCTGTTGGAGGAAAACATGGATCACGACCCAATTTACCCAATTATACATTTAAGAGGCGAAGATATTGAGGTTGCCATAACACATGGTAACCAATACGGGGAGGACTATTATTCATTTGTTAATGGCCAGCACACCACCCAGGGAGGGACTCATTTACAGGCTTTTCGTGAGGTTTTAGTGAAAACAATCCGGGATTTTTACAAGAAGGATTTTGACCCGTCGGATATTCGGGCTTCAATTGTGGCGGCTGTTAGCATTAAAGTAGAAGAGCCTGTATTTGAGTCGCAAACCAAAACCAAACTCGGATCAAGGGATATTGGCCCCGAAGGTCCTTCGGTGCGTGCCCATGTTGGTAATTTTCTGCAAAAAGAGCTTGATAATTTCCTGCATAAAAACCAGGAAGTTGCTGATGTTTTGCTGAAACGCATCGTAGAATCGGAACGCGAAAGAAAAGCAATTTCGGGAGTTAAAAAACTGGCCCGGCAACGCGCCAAAAAAGCCAGTCTGCATAACAAAAAACTGCGCGACTGTAGAATCCATTTTAACGGCAAAGATGAGCGAAAAGAAGAATCGAGCATTTTTATTACCGAGGGCGATTCGGCAAGTGGTTCCATTACAAAATCGCGCGATGTAAACACACAGGCAGTTTTCAGCTTGAAAGGAAAACCGCTGAATACTTTTGGTCTCACCAAAAAGGTGGTTTACGAAAACGAAGAGTTCAACCTCTTGCAGGCGGCTCTGAACATTGAGGAAAGCATGGAGGATTTACGTTACAACAACGTAATAATTGCAACCGATGCCGATGTTGATGGCATGCACATTCGTTTGTTGCTCATCACCTTCTTTCTTCAATTCTTTCCTGAGCTGATAAAGAAAGGCCACGTTTATATTTTGCAAACACCGCTTTTCAGGGTGCGAAATAAACAGAAAACATATTACTGTTATTCCGATGAAGAGAAGGTAAAAGCCATTGGAAAACTGCGCGGCAAACCCGAAATAACCCGATTTAAAGGATTGGGTGAAATTTCTCCGGATGAGTTTAAACATTTTATCGGGAAAGATATTCGTCTGGATCCGGTGCAGATGAAAAAGCACGAGTCAGTAGCGCAGATGCTTGCCTATTACATGGGTAAAAATACACAGGAACGACAGGAGTTTATTATCGATAACCTGTATGTTGAGAAAGACGAAGTAATGTAA
- a CDS encoding shikimate kinase, whose amino-acid sequence MRIYLIGYMGCGKSRMGRLLSEHMGMQFVDMDDYIEERNCRTIPQIFAEDGEDGFRKIERKALEELSEFTDVVIATGGGAPCFFDNIELMNKSGKTIFLNIDPAILADRLLKSKTERPLIKGKSRDELVAFIDDTLKKRKEFYSKARFEITEPDFDLDKLQEMIS is encoded by the coding sequence ATGCGAATATATTTGATAGGATACATGGGGTGCGGAAAATCCAGGATGGGAAGACTCTTGTCGGAACACATGGGTATGCAGTTTGTTGATATGGATGATTATATTGAGGAAAGGAACTGCAGAACGATCCCTCAAATATTTGCCGAAGACGGGGAAGATGGGTTTCGAAAAATTGAGCGCAAAGCACTGGAAGAATTATCGGAATTTACCGACGTAGTAATTGCCACGGGTGGTGGTGCGCCTTGTTTTTTCGATAACATCGAGCTGATGAATAAAAGCGGGAAAACCATTTTTTTGAATATTGATCCGGCAATTTTGGCCGACCGTTTATTGAAATCAAAAACAGAGCGCCCGCTTATAAAAGGAAAATCGCGTGACGAACTGGTTGCTTTTATTGATGATACTTTAAAGAAACGAAAAGAATTCTATTCGAAAGCCCGGTTTGAAATTACAGAGCCGGATTTTGATTTGGACAAACTTCAGGAAATGATATCATAA